In Aspergillus nidulans FGSC A4 chromosome IV, a single window of DNA contains:
- a CDS encoding uncharacterized protein (transcript_id=CADANIAT00000309) produces MSATTSTSTSASTAATPTCTGNAWIIPVQDVACAVRSTSGNYSSIMEKCCGVAEVEDYNDDCGFYCLAQGQSGQDLLDCIQSNGASYNDVFCGGNLTETATAAVPSSTSGSDDDDDSDATATGDAAEPTNSDNAAPAQQVVNKAGLGILGMLFCSALLGVVA; encoded by the coding sequence ATGTCCGCTACAACCAGTACTTCCACTTCCGCCTCGACCGCGGCGACGCCAACCTGCACGGGCAATGCCTGGATCATCCCCGTGCAGGACGTCGCGTGCGCCGTCCGCTCGACTTCTGGAAACTACTCTTCCATCATGGAGAAATGCTGTGGTGTAGCGGAGGTGGAAGACTACAATGATGACTGCGGCTTTTATTGTCTCGCGCAAGGACAGTCCGGCCAGGATCTGCTAGATTGCATTCAGAGCAACGGCGCTAGCTACAATGATGTCTTCTGCGGCGGTAACTTGACAGAGACGGCTACGGCGGCGGTGCCCAGCTCGACATCCGGTagtgacgacgacgatgacagtGATGCGACCGCGACAGGGGACGCCGCCGAACCGACGAACTCGGATAATGCGGCGCCTGCTCAGCAGGTCGTCAACAAGGCCGGGCTGGGGATCTTGGGCATGTTGTTCTGCTCCGCGCTTTTGGGGGTTGTGGCGTGA